The following is a genomic window from Campylobacter lari subsp. lari.
TGCTTTGAAAAAATCATCTTGTTGTAAATGAGCATCTCTTGCTTTATTTTCAGTATTTATAGAAGCAACTTTTACATTTGCTTGAAGTTTATTAAATTCAAATTTAGCACTATCAAAATCAATTACTGCATCATAGTCTTTAAAATTTCCATTTACATTACTAATTTGCAAATGCTTGATTTTAAAAGCCACATTTGAATGAGCTTTATCTAGAATAAATTCTTTACTTAAAGCATTGCTTGCTAAAATTGAAACAGCTAAAAATGAACCAAGTAATATTTTTTTCATTAATTCTCCTTTTTTAATATATAAAATCTATTATACAAACAAATATAAAATGAAAGTAAATTTTTAAATGTATTCTATAAAATCTTTCACATTGGCTTCTTTAAAGCCTTTTAGTCTTAATAAACAACTATCACATTTGCCACAAGCTTTATCTTCTCTTTCATAGCAAGACCAAGTGCATTCTAAGGCTACCTTTTCTTTTAAGGCTAATTCAACTATTTGTCCTTTGCTTAGATGAACTAATGGGGTTTTAATTGCAACATTACAAGTTTTTGTTGTGCCTTCATTGATAAATTCACTTGCTTTTTGTATGAAATTTGCACTACAATCAGGATAACCACTACTATCTTCTTGCACCACTCCTATGAAAATACTTTCGCATTTTTCTTTTTCAGCTATAGCTCCTGCAATGGATAAAAAAATGCCATTTCTAAAAGGAACATAAGTATTTGGAACTTCTTTTTCGTGTAGCTTTTCTTTGGGAATTTCTAAATTTAAATCCGTTAAGGAATTGCCACCAATATTTGCTATAAATGAAACATCTAAAATATATTTTGTTTTTATATTAAGTTTTTCACAAATTTTATTAAAACATTCTCTTTCTTTAAGCATGGTGCGTTGATTATAATCAAAATGTAAAGCAATGATTTCATATCCTTCTTTTTTGGCTAAATATGCACATAAAGTACTATCCATACCACCACTTATAATACAAAGAGCTTTTTTCATACTTTTCCTTAATTTTGATATAATTTGAAATTATAAAATCAAAAGGATAATAATGATTTTTTGTGAAGAAGAAATGGATATTTCTTTTCTTGAAAAAATTGCTCAAAAAATGAGTGATCAAAATATAGAACTTGTTTTAGTAGATGAAAAAATCATGCATGAAATTAATCTTAATCAAAGAGGAGTAGATAAAACTACAGATGTTTTGTCTTTTCCTTTAGTGCAAAATTGTGAAAATTTGCTTGGCAGTATAGTGATAAATTTAGACGAAGTAAGTAAAAAAGCAATGGAGTATAAACACAGCAATGAAGAAGAGATGGCATTGCTTTTTATACATGCTATGCTTCATTTGCAAGGTTATGATCATGAGGTAGATCAAGGACAAATGAGACAAAAAGAACAAGAATGGATTGAGTATTTTAAACTACCAAAAAGTTTAATTATAAGAACACAAGAAGGGGATTGAATGATTAAAAAAATAATATTAAATTTAGGTTTATGTGCAAGTTTATATGCATATAATGAAAATACATTTACATTAAATATTTTAGAAGGAAAGGAATTTGATATTCATTTATATAGTTCCATTAAAAGTAACACTAGTTATGGTTTTGTCCAAACAAAACAAAAACAATACAGTTTTTGGGGTAGTGCTAAGAATGATGAGTATTATATAGATATAGCAGATTTTGGAACTTGTGTTTTAAAAGATATGCATAAAAATAAATTTGATGCTTTATGCAAAATAGATGAAGTAAAAAAAGAATTTAGCTTTTTAGCCAGCAAAACAAATATGATGATTTATCAATTATCACTTAAAGAGCAAAAACAACTAGATGCTAATAAAACTATAGAATTTGACTTTAGTGAAGATATTTTAAAATTGACAAGTAAAAATGAAAAATTAAATAAAATTATTGATGATTTTAATGAGAATTTAGATAAAAATTCATTAAAACAAAAAGCAAAAGAAAGCTTTGAAAAATGGAGTAAAGAAAACATTTCTAATAATGAGTTTTTTTCTCAAGCTTATATGTTTTACCAAGATGAGCATATTATCTCTTTAGGAAAAAATATTTATGAGTATAAAGGTGGTGCTCATGGCATGACTAATTTTTTAAGAAAAACTTATAGTATTGATGATATGAAACTTATAAATATAAAAAATGAGTTAAAAATAGAAAGTGAAGATTTTCAGAATATGATTAAGCAAAAGATTTTAAGTTTATACAGTGAAAATGAATTATTTGAGATTAAAGAGCTTAAAATGAGTGAAATTTTTGAAGTAAGAAAAGATGGATTAAATTTTATATGGGAACCTTACGAGATAGCTCCATATTCAACAGGAGCAATTGAAGTTTTTGTAAGTTTTGACGAATTAAAAGCTTTTTGGAAAAATAATTCAAAATTAGCTTATTTGAGCAAAATCAAATAAGCATTTAATCGTCAAATTTTTGTCTTAAAATCGTTCCATTATCGTCTATATAAAGTTTCATTTGATTATTAAGTTTGATTTTATAATAAGAAATTTTTCTTTCTATTTCTATGATTGCTGTATTAGGGTAGATATTTTTAATGGTATTTTGTATTGCTAGGGGTAAAATCGCATAATTTAGCGATCTAAAATTTTCAGCTTCTTTAAATTCTCCATTAAGCGAAAACTCAATCTCACTTCCATCACTTAAATAAATCTCATAAGAATAACCATCTTGTTCTACTAGGCCTATCTCTGCATTAAAATAATCTTTAATAAATTGTTTGATATTTACCGGCAAAGAATCAGGTGCTATAACTATACCTGCATTAAGGGTATTTAGAGCGATAAAAAAAGCTAAAGCTAGTTTTTTCATTTTTAACCTTATTTTATTTTTTGACGATATTGTATCTTATTAGTGTGAATTTTATGTGTAAGCTAGAATTTAAATAGCTTTTTGTTATAATTATTAAAAATACAAAGTAGGGCAATGATAGCTTCTTTTTTAATCGCTTTAAATATTGTGATATTTGTCTTTGTGAATTATCTTTATTTTGGTTCCTTAAATTTAGATGCTATTTTAGGTTTAAATTTATTTTTCTTTCAAGGATTTTACTGGCAAATTCTAAGCTCAATGTTTATGCATGGAAATTGGCCTCATTTGATTTTAAATATGATAGTGCTTTTTCAATTTGGATCTATGCTGGAAAAATACTTAAAAAGTTTTAAATTTGCTTTGCTTTATTTAATCGGTGGAATTCTTTGTTCTTTGCTTAGTGCTTTTTATGTATATTTAAGTTTTGATGGTAGTTTTGTAAATGTAGTGGGTGCAAGTGGTGCTATATGTGTTTTAATGGGATATTATGCATATTTAGATAAAACCGCCACTAAAGGGCTTATCGTGGCTATATTGTTAATGAGTTTTGTGCCTATTTTTATGGGTGTTAATATAGCTTGGTATGCACATATTTTTGGCTTTATATGTGGATATGCTTTGGGTAAATTTAAGGTTATAAGATGAAATATATCTATTTTATCCGTCATGCTAAAGCTCAAAAAGAAAACTACGATCAAGATTTGCAACGAGAGCTTAGTTCTAGTGGAAAAGATGATTTAAAAACTATGATTTATAGGATTAAAGATTTAGAATTTAAAGCTCAAAGCATTATCTCAAGTCCTGCTAGGCGGTGTATAAAAACAGCACAAAAACTTTGCAAAAGCTTTTCTTTAAAAGAAAAAGATATCAAGATAGAAAAAAGCTTTTATGATGGTAATTTAGAGGATGTATTAAATTTTATAAAAGAATTAAAAGAGAGTAGGGTAGTGCTAATTATGCATAATCCTTTATTGCAAGAACTTTGTGAATATTTAGCTCATATAGATTTAGAAAACTTTCCAACTTCTGCTATTTTATGTATGCAATTTGACATAAAAGAATTTAAAGATATAAAAGAACACAGCGGGGAAATTGTGTTTTTTGATTATCCTAAAAGTCAAGAAAATAACTAATCTACATTTTTAAACTTCAAATTTATTTAAGCAAAAATATAAACTAAAATTTAGTTGAAATAAAAAATATACATCTTTAGTCTTTCATAGCTACATAAAATAACTTATAATATTTTTCAAAAAATTATACTTATTTTTTTATGGATAAGTTATTTTCACTCAAAAATTAAAATGCTTTAAAATACTATATTATAGGTATTTTTAAATATATTTTACTTATGAAAGTGCAGATAAATATAATAGTTTGAAAATTATAGTTTTCAATACAAAATATATACAATTTCAAGATTTTACTATTTATCATATAATTTTACATATATATTAAGTTTAAATTAAAATATTTTTATAGACTAAAAAAGCTAAAATGATGAGTAAAAAGGAAAATACATATAAAAGTTTAACTTGTAAGGAATTTTTGGTTTTATTTGGATTTTTGGATTAATCTTGAAAGTTGTTTTGCTAAAAGTTTAGCACTATTTTCATCTTTACTAAGTTTTTTCATATTTTCTCTAAACTCATAAAGTCTTTTTTCTTGTGCAAAGTCATTATTTGAAGTATTATTTTGTTTTGAGTTATTGCTTTGGTTTGCTTGCTTTTGTGCGGTTTTTTTCTTGAAAAACATATTATTTTACCCTATTTTGTTTTTTATAATTATAGCTTGATATTTTTTAAGTAAGATTTTTTTATAATTTTTACATTAAATTTAAAAGGAAAAAGTTTGAAAACCATAGGTTTAATAGGTGGAATGAGTTATGAAAGCACACTTAGTTATTATGAAATTATCAATAAATTAACAAATAAAAAATTAGGAAAATTACATAGTGCTAAGATAGTTTT
Proteins encoded in this region:
- a CDS encoding YceI family protein: MKKILLGSFLAVSILASNALSKEFILDKAHSNVAFKIKHLQISNVNGNFKDYDAVIDFDSAKFEFNKLQANVKVASINTENKARDAHLQQDDFFKAKTHPSITFTMSKYEKISNEKGKMYGSLNIAGVSKDIVLDAEIGGVIKTDSGKEKAGFTLQGQIKRSDFKFAPDTSSLTLSDEVQINIEAEINEK
- the queC gene encoding 7-cyano-7-deazaguanine synthase QueC yields the protein MKKALCIISGGMDSTLCAYLAKKEGYEIIALHFDYNQRTMLKERECFNKICEKLNIKTKYILDVSFIANIGGNSLTDLNLEIPKEKLHEKEVPNTYVPFRNGIFLSIAGAIAEKEKCESIFIGVVQEDSSGYPDCSANFIQKASEFINEGTTKTCNVAIKTPLVHLSKGQIVELALKEKVALECTWSCYEREDKACGKCDSCLLRLKGFKEANVKDFIEYI
- the ybeY gene encoding rRNA maturation RNase YbeY; the encoded protein is MIFCEEEMDISFLEKIAQKMSDQNIELVLVDEKIMHEINLNQRGVDKTTDVLSFPLVQNCENLLGSIVINLDEVSKKAMEYKHSNEEEMALLFIHAMLHLQGYDHEVDQGQMRQKEQEWIEYFKLPKSLIIRTQEGD
- a CDS encoding DUF3298 and DUF4163 domain-containing protein, giving the protein MIKKIILNLGLCASLYAYNENTFTLNILEGKEFDIHLYSSIKSNTSYGFVQTKQKQYSFWGSAKNDEYYIDIADFGTCVLKDMHKNKFDALCKIDEVKKEFSFLASKTNMMIYQLSLKEQKQLDANKTIEFDFSEDILKLTSKNEKLNKIIDDFNENLDKNSLKQKAKESFEKWSKENISNNEFFSQAYMFYQDEHIISLGKNIYEYKGGAHGMTNFLRKTYSIDDMKLINIKNELKIESEDFQNMIKQKILSLYSENELFEIKELKMSEIFEVRKDGLNFIWEPYEIAPYSTGAIEVFVSFDELKAFWKNNSKLAYLSKIK
- a CDS encoding PepSY-like domain-containing protein, whose amino-acid sequence is MKKLALAFFIALNTLNAGIVIAPDSLPVNIKQFIKDYFNAEIGLVEQDGYSYEIYLSDGSEIEFSLNGEFKEAENFRSLNYAILPLAIQNTIKNIYPNTAIIEIERKISYYKIKLNNQMKLYIDDNGTILRQKFDD
- a CDS encoding rhomboid family intramembrane serine protease, with amino-acid sequence MIASFLIALNIVIFVFVNYLYFGSLNLDAILGLNLFFFQGFYWQILSSMFMHGNWPHLILNMIVLFQFGSMLEKYLKSFKFALLYLIGGILCSLLSAFYVYLSFDGSFVNVVGASGAICVLMGYYAYLDKTATKGLIVAILLMSFVPIFMGVNIAWYAHIFGFICGYALGKFKVIR
- a CDS encoding SixA phosphatase family protein; its protein translation is MKYIYFIRHAKAQKENYDQDLQRELSSSGKDDLKTMIYRIKDLEFKAQSIISSPARRCIKTAQKLCKSFSLKEKDIKIEKSFYDGNLEDVLNFIKELKESRVVLIMHNPLLQELCEYLAHIDLENFPTSAILCMQFDIKEFKDIKEHSGEIVFFDYPKSQENN